ATATTGATAAACCTGTTTTAGGCGACACAACCTATGGTAGACGTAAACAAGCGTCGCCTTTTGGACAGTTTTTACATGCTTATAAAATTACGTTTACGCATCCTAAAACATTAAAGCCTATGGCTTTTGAAAGTGAATTGCCGCAGTTTTTCAAAGAAAAAATTGAAGCGTTGAGGAGTGAGGCAAATGGCTGATATTTATATGCATCAACGCATGGCTCATGATTTTATTGCCACGCATCACGCATTTTATGATCATGAGGATTTAAAAAATGCGACCGTTATTGCTTCACAAGGCCCAGATCCACTGTATTATCGAATTTTTTCAAAACAACGTGCCTTNNNNNNNNNNAAATTACACGATGAAAAAACAAAAGAGTTTTTAACAAGTATGGTTAAATACGTAAAGACGCATTACTCTAAAAGTTTGCATGCCTTTTTAATGGGTTATATTTTGCACTATACTTTAGATGTGAAGATTCATCCTTATGTGTATCACCATGTCGGGGTATTTGATAAAAATGACCCAAAAACCTATAATCAAAGAGGGCTTCATTTAAAGTTTGAAAGACGGATGGATAAATGTTTGATTGAAAAAGATCATGGCATAAAAG
This genomic stretch from Methanocalculus natronophilus harbors:
- a CDS encoding zinc dependent phospholipase C family protein, producing KLHDEKTKEFLTSMVKYVKTHYSKSLHAFLMGYILHYTLDVKIHPYVYHHVGVFDKNDPKTYNQRGLHLKFERRMDKCLIEKDHGIK